In one Neobacillus sp. WH10 genomic region, the following are encoded:
- a CDS encoding flagellar basal body rod protein, with the protein MKKFGLLVAGGIASVILLSTIGPMVGLLVSLLLLYFIFKQFLKAESTGGKIGLGIIGFIVLMASIHNAPAIIGVVAAYVLYLVYKKWNENKHTKIKEESDPFVNFEKQWNELNKY; encoded by the coding sequence ATGAAAAAATTTGGATTACTGGTAGCAGGAGGAATTGCATCTGTTATCTTGCTTTCAACAATTGGTCCAATGGTGGGTTTACTCGTTAGTCTATTACTCCTGTACTTCATATTCAAACAGTTTTTAAAAGCTGAATCTACAGGTGGAAAAATTGGTCTTGGGATCATCGGGTTCATCGTCCTAATGGCTTCCATCCATAACGCACCAGCCATCATTGGCGTTGTAGCAGCCTATGTGCTTTACCTCGTTTATAAAAAATGGAACGAGAACAAACATACTAAAATTAAAGAAGAATCTGACCCATTCGTTAATTTTGAAAAACAGTGGAATGAATTGAACAAATATTAA
- a CDS encoding amidase family protein, whose translation MENPKLIKYLDEWLEEVTISEIQQKLDCGELTSKELVLMYLHRISRFDKDLHSILEVNPDALQIAEALDVERKETGKRSKLHGIPILIKDNIDTFDKMHTSAGSLALKNSIALKDSFVAEQLRKAGAVILGKTNMTEWANFMAIGMKSGYSSRGGQVLNPYGLGKFDVGGSSSGSGAAIAANFAAAAIGTETSGSILNPSCQNSLVGIKPTVGLISRRGIIPIAHTQDTAGPMARTVEDAAILLNALCGKDELDPITGTNPFSDFDFTEFLKKDGLKGKRIGIALDGFMELLSKEKQKVVAAALEVLKSSGAEVIEQIEIPAAKAEWKYDVLTYEFKSDLNLYLNGLHPSIPVRTLADLIEFNNKNEENMLKYGQSVLLASEKTSGSLTEAVYIEALEFDLYHSTMQGIDFALETYDLDTIVFPSDEGSHISAKAGYPTIAVPAGYTSEGEPVGITFAGTAYSEPLLIQIAYAFEQMTGYRKPPVIE comes from the coding sequence ATGGAAAATCCAAAATTAATCAAATATCTCGATGAATGGCTTGAGGAGGTAACAATCAGCGAAATTCAACAAAAATTGGATTGTGGCGAGCTTACATCTAAAGAACTGGTCTTAATGTATTTACATAGAATTTCACGTTTCGATAAAGACCTGCATTCAATCCTTGAAGTGAATCCTGATGCCCTTCAAATAGCGGAAGCGCTTGACGTAGAACGGAAAGAAACGGGAAAACGCAGCAAGTTGCACGGAATACCGATTTTAATAAAAGATAATATTGACACCTTTGACAAAATGCATACAAGTGCCGGGTCGCTTGCTTTAAAAAATTCTATTGCCCTTAAGGATTCGTTTGTTGCAGAGCAATTACGAAAAGCTGGCGCTGTTATTCTCGGGAAGACGAATATGACTGAATGGGCAAATTTCATGGCGATTGGCATGAAAAGCGGCTATAGTTCAAGAGGCGGCCAAGTTCTGAATCCGTATGGTCTGGGAAAATTTGATGTCGGCGGCTCCAGTTCAGGTTCAGGAGCGGCAATTGCAGCCAATTTTGCCGCAGCCGCTATCGGGACAGAAACCTCGGGCTCGATTCTAAATCCATCCTGCCAAAATTCGTTAGTAGGAATTAAACCAACCGTTGGTCTAATTAGCCGCAGAGGAATTATCCCTATCGCCCATACTCAGGATACTGCTGGGCCGATGGCAAGGACGGTTGAGGATGCAGCAATTCTGTTAAATGCACTGTGTGGAAAAGATGAACTTGATCCCATTACCGGGACAAACCCGTTTAGTGATTTTGATTTTACTGAATTTCTTAAAAAGGATGGACTGAAGGGAAAAAGAATCGGAATCGCTTTAGATGGATTTATGGAGCTTTTAAGTAAGGAAAAACAAAAGGTTGTGGCGGCAGCTTTGGAAGTGCTGAAATCGTCAGGAGCAGAAGTCATTGAGCAAATTGAAATCCCTGCTGCTAAAGCAGAATGGAAGTATGATGTGTTAACATATGAATTTAAATCGGACTTAAACTTATATTTGAATGGCCTCCACCCATCCATACCCGTTAGAACTTTAGCAGATCTAATTGAGTTTAATAATAAAAATGAAGAAAATATGCTAAAGTATGGTCAGTCCGTACTGCTTGCATCAGAAAAAACGAGCGGTTCTTTAACGGAAGCTGTTTATATCGAAGCATTGGAATTCGACCTTTATCATTCGACAATGCAAGGGATTGATTTTGCTTTAGAAACATATGATTTGGATACAATTGTTTTTCCAAGCGATGAAGGCTCACATATTAGTGCCAAAGCAGGTTATCCAACAATTGCTGTTCCGGCTGGCTATACCTCTGAAGGAGAGCCAGTGGGGATTACCTTTGCAGGAACCGCTTATAGTGAACCGCTTTTAATCCAAATAGCGTATGCCTTTGAACAAATGACAGGCTACCGTAAGCCACCCGTCATAGAATAA
- a CDS encoding heavy-metal-associated domain-containing protein, whose product MSMMELALNDVACTGCIGRIKRQIQRTQGIEKIKILSGSGKMLITFNENIIQSEEINRNLYKWTLRTFD is encoded by the coding sequence ATGAGTATGATGGAACTGGCATTGAATGATGTTGCCTGCACAGGTTGTATCGGGAGAATTAAAAGACAGATACAAAGAACCCAAGGTATTGAAAAAATAAAGATATTGTCCGGAAGTGGAAAAATGTTAATCACCTTTAATGAAAATATCATTCAATCAGAGGAAATTAATCGTAATCTTTATAAATGGACACTGCGAACGTTTGATTAA
- a CDS encoding PspA/IM30 family protein, with protein sequence MTNLFTRIKNTITADLHEALDKKEKQNPIALLNQYLRQCEQETEKVRKLLERQYTLKDEFTREYHQAVELAEKRKYQAEVASKAGETELYQFASAEHQQYAERASRLSASLEQTKAQLGDLERKYEEMKHKLKDMNLRRMELMGRENVTRANLRINQVLDSNTYSDKSYSKFKDIENYLDRLEHQVNSSFYRNTIDSRIAQIEKEIKLEESKSI encoded by the coding sequence ATGACAAACCTATTTACAAGAATTAAAAATACTATTACTGCTGACTTACATGAGGCACTTGATAAAAAAGAAAAACAAAATCCAATCGCCTTGCTTAATCAGTACCTCCGTCAATGTGAGCAAGAAACAGAGAAGGTAAGAAAGCTTTTGGAACGTCAATATACATTGAAGGATGAATTTACGAGAGAGTACCACCAAGCAGTAGAGTTAGCTGAAAAAAGAAAGTATCAAGCAGAAGTTGCTTCTAAAGCTGGGGAAACTGAGCTATATCAATTTGCCTCAGCAGAACATCAGCAATATGCGGAACGTGCCAGCCGCTTAAGTGCGTCACTAGAACAAACAAAGGCGCAGCTAGGGGATTTAGAAAGAAAATATGAAGAAATGAAGCATAAACTTAAGGACATGAACCTAAGACGGATGGAATTAATGGGCCGTGAAAATGTCACTCGTGCAAATCTTCGTATAAATCAGGTTCTTGATTCCAATACTTATTCAGATAAATCATACTCTAAATTTAAGGATATTGAAAACTACCTGGACCGCTTAGAACATCAAGTGAATAGCTCTTTTTACCGCAATACGATTGATTCAAGGATTGCTCAAATAGAAAAAGAAATAAAATTGGAAGAAAGCAAGTCCATTTAG
- a CDS encoding DEAD/DEAH box helicase has protein sequence MLNTLKPFLQEAWEKSGFQQPTSIQEAAIPLISEGKDLIAESPTGTGKTLAYLLPVLNKIEMNAQSLQAVVLASSQELVMQVYQEFQKWSEGSGIRGTSIIGGANLKRQLEKLKKRPHVIFATPGRLLELIKQKKVKMHEVKTVVLDEGDQLLIPEHLHTVQNIVKATLNDRQVVLFSATMKPATEKLAKEMTNKPEVLRIEKDEMASSGEVEHIYFSCEPRDKIKLLEKIARLENSKTLAFINDIGEIQVFKEKMLFKELSIGVLHSDMKKLDRQETLKAFRDGKIKMLIATDIAARGLDIQGVTHVVQIDFPKDISQYVHRAGRTGRMGANGTIISLVTEREERELKRYCRELNVSLNKRVFYQGQIVPEEQRKQKLKK, from the coding sequence ATGTTAAATACGTTAAAGCCATTTTTACAGGAAGCGTGGGAAAAATCAGGGTTTCAACAACCGACTTCGATTCAAGAAGCCGCAATCCCACTAATTTCAGAAGGCAAAGATCTAATTGCCGAATCACCGACAGGTACAGGAAAGACACTCGCTTATTTACTTCCAGTATTAAATAAAATCGAGATGAATGCGCAGTCCCTACAAGCAGTAGTGCTCGCCTCTTCACAAGAGCTAGTCATGCAGGTCTATCAAGAATTTCAAAAATGGTCGGAAGGAAGCGGAATAAGGGGCACGTCGATTATTGGCGGGGCAAACTTAAAACGGCAACTAGAAAAATTAAAAAAGCGCCCCCATGTTATTTTTGCAACACCTGGCAGATTGTTAGAACTAATTAAGCAGAAAAAAGTTAAAATGCATGAAGTAAAAACAGTCGTTCTTGATGAGGGTGATCAGCTTTTGATCCCTGAGCATTTACACACTGTCCAAAACATTGTGAAAGCGACCTTGAATGACCGCCAAGTCGTATTATTTTCGGCAACGATGAAACCAGCGACAGAAAAGCTGGCAAAAGAAATGACAAACAAACCTGAAGTACTAAGAATTGAAAAAGATGAAATGGCTTCATCGGGAGAAGTAGAGCATATATATTTTTCATGTGAACCAAGGGATAAAATTAAACTGCTTGAAAAAATTGCCCGCTTAGAGAATAGTAAAACGCTCGCATTTATAAATGACATCGGAGAGATTCAAGTCTTTAAAGAAAAAATGCTTTTTAAAGAGTTATCAATCGGGGTCCTGCATAGTGACATGAAGAAGCTAGATCGTCAGGAAACATTAAAGGCTTTCCGCGATGGTAAAATAAAAATGTTGATTGCCACAGATATTGCGGCACGTGGCCTTGATATTCAAGGGGTTACACATGTGGTTCAGATTGACTTCCCAAAGGACATCTCCCAATATGTGCACAGAGCAGGAAGAACAGGGAGAATGGGCGCTAATGGTACGATTATCTCCCTTGTAACTGAACGCGAAGAACGTGAACTTAAGCGCTATTGTCGTGAGTTAAACGTCTCGCTTAATAAAAGAGTTTTTTATCAAGGACAAATTGTTCCTGAAGAACAAAGAAAACAAAAACTGAAAAAATGA
- a CDS encoding flavodoxin, which translates to MNASCLIVYSSMTGNTEEIANLIGEGIQKTDGSVTIKDILEVDVTDLQDYDGILLGAYTWGDGELPDEYLDFYHEMDQLNLTGKIAAAFGSCDSSYEHHGGAVDILAKKLAELGADIVLEGLKIDLSPTETGIEQCIKFGHSFVEKLLFS; encoded by the coding sequence CAAGTATGACAGGGAATACTGAAGAAATAGCCAACCTTATTGGAGAAGGCATTCAAAAGACCGACGGTTCTGTAACGATAAAGGATATTTTAGAAGTAGATGTAACAGATCTTCAAGATTACGATGGTATATTGTTGGGTGCCTATACCTGGGGAGATGGCGAGCTGCCGGATGAGTATCTTGATTTTTATCATGAAATGGACCAATTAAATTTAACGGGGAAAATAGCAGCTGCTTTTGGCTCATGCGATTCTTCGTATGAGCATCACGGGGGTGCGGTTGATATTTTAGCGAAAAAGCTTGCGGAATTGGGTGCTGATATCGTGCTTGAGGGTTTAAAAATCGACCTTTCACCAACTGAAACGGGAATAGAACAATGTATCAAATTTGGTCATTCCTTTGTAGAAAAATTATTATTTTCTTGA
- the liaF gene encoding cell wall-active antibiotics response protein LiaF has protein sequence MFKNRKHDYIGWLILIGIVILVLEILFFNQGLIFSLFISGGMIYLGRKRTGKRFGKILFIGGIIFFGLSIVNMMTFKFLLIAILLHFFIQFLTSKKQPKKILPDITTPEPTQKEETLIKSEPLFGNIFLGQQKTPVGVYEWKDVNIQAGIGDTIIDLSYTMLPKGETVIFIRNIIGNVQILVPYEIDVSIHHSCVVGSTTVFGSHESKIFNQVFQLKTPDYDQSEQKVKIFTSLVVGNLEVSRI, from the coding sequence ATGTTTAAAAATAGAAAACATGATTATATTGGATGGCTGATTTTGATTGGTATTGTCATTCTGGTCCTCGAGATTTTATTTTTCAACCAAGGGCTTATATTCTCTCTTTTTATTTCTGGTGGAATGATTTATCTAGGTCGAAAAAGGACAGGTAAAAGGTTTGGAAAAATCCTTTTTATCGGTGGGATTATCTTCTTTGGCCTTAGTATTGTCAATATGATGACCTTCAAGTTTTTATTGATAGCTATTTTACTGCACTTTTTCATTCAATTTTTAACATCTAAAAAGCAGCCAAAGAAGATTTTACCGGATATTACCACACCAGAACCAACGCAGAAAGAAGAAACATTAATTAAATCGGAGCCGTTGTTTGGAAATATCTTCTTAGGCCAACAAAAAACTCCTGTCGGCGTATATGAATGGAAGGATGTAAACATTCAGGCTGGAATTGGTGATACCATCATTGATCTCAGTTATACGATGCTGCCAAAGGGTGAAACAGTGATTTTTATTCGAAATATCATCGGAAATGTCCAGATCCTTGTCCCATATGAAATTGATGTAAGTATCCATCATTCCTGTGTAGTCGGTTCGACAACCGTTTTCGGCAGCCATGAATCCAAGATTTTCAATCAAGTGTTCCAGCTAAAAACACCAGACTATGATCAGTCCGAGCAAAAAGTGAAAATTTTCACTTCGCTTGTTGTGGGAAATTTAGAGGTGAGCCGCATATGA
- a CDS encoding response regulator transcription factor codes for MIRVLFVDDHEMVRIGVSSYLSAQPDIEVVGEADDGKKGVELALELRPDIILMDLVMKEMDGIEATRQIIEQWPEAKVIIVTSFLDDEKVYPALEAGATSYMLKTSKAGEIANAVRATYHGQSVLEPEVTGKMMVKMRQKNTHLPHEDLTSRELEILLLMAEGKTNQDIADELYIALKTVKTHVSNILSKLNVQDRTQAVIYAFKHSLIK; via the coding sequence ATGATTAGAGTATTATTTGTGGACGACCATGAAATGGTAAGAATCGGGGTTTCTTCTTATTTATCGGCGCAGCCAGACATTGAAGTCGTAGGTGAAGCGGATGATGGAAAAAAAGGTGTCGAGCTAGCCCTAGAACTTCGCCCTGATATCATTTTAATGGATTTGGTGATGAAAGAGATGGATGGGATTGAAGCGACAAGGCAAATAATTGAACAATGGCCTGAAGCAAAGGTCATTATCGTAACGAGCTTTTTGGACGATGAAAAGGTATATCCTGCGCTTGAAGCCGGAGCAACCAGCTATATGCTGAAGACCTCTAAAGCAGGTGAAATCGCCAATGCTGTCCGCGCTACATACCATGGACAATCGGTCCTTGAGCCGGAAGTAACCGGAAAAATGATGGTGAAAATGCGCCAAAAGAATACTCATCTGCCACATGAAGACCTAACTAGCCGCGAACTGGAAATATTACTCTTAATGGCCGAGGGCAAAACCAATCAGGATATTGCCGATGAATTATACATCGCCTTGAAAACCGTCAAAACCCATGTCAGCAATATTTTAAGTAAGCTTAACGTCCAAGACAGGACACAAGCGGTTATCTATGCGTTTAAACATTCGTTAATCAAATAA
- a CDS encoding FAD-dependent oxidoreductase: MNTTEKNHQFPKTYWREIELPTFEKLNEDIAVDVAVVGAGITGITAAYLLSKEGLKVAILEAGGVLNGTTGHTTAKLTAQHGIIYDEFINHFGKEKAKLYFDSHMNAIQFVESKVKENGIECDFSKEDAYVYATTDQYVDKLQTEWEAYKSLEIDGALKDTIPFNIPAKAALLMRNQAQYHPLKFLKSLLDDAIKAGCTVYENTVAEDIEDDDTEPKVVTKSGHRVTCKHVIIATHFPFYDKPGLYFARMYADRSYAIGIKTDKDYPGGIYISADSPTRSIRYTPYNGEKLLILGGDNHKTGQGIDTLKHYEALQTFAEEVFGLKEYHYRWSAQDMVTLDKIPYIGPYTAGRENILVATGYKKWGMTTGILAGHLLTDYVMDRNNPYKELYSPSRFQADPALKSVITTNADVAKHLIKGKLEIVEMNPEDLQDGEGSVVMYNGKRAGAYKDKSGKLFIVDTTCQHLGCECEWNRAEKSWDCPCHGSRYSYSGDVIEGPTNKPLELLKEE; the protein is encoded by the coding sequence ATGAATACAACTGAAAAAAACCATCAATTTCCCAAAACGTATTGGCGCGAGATTGAATTACCCACTTTTGAAAAATTAAACGAAGATATAGCAGTTGATGTAGCGGTTGTAGGAGCAGGAATAACAGGCATTACAGCTGCCTATTTACTGTCTAAGGAAGGGCTAAAGGTAGCTATTTTAGAAGCCGGCGGTGTCCTAAATGGGACAACTGGACATACAACTGCAAAATTAACTGCACAGCATGGCATTATTTATGATGAATTTATTAATCATTTTGGAAAAGAAAAGGCAAAACTTTATTTTGATTCCCATATGAATGCCATTCAATTTGTTGAAAGTAAAGTAAAGGAGAATGGAATTGAATGTGACTTCAGCAAGGAAGATGCTTATGTTTATGCAACAACAGATCAATACGTAGATAAGCTTCAAACGGAATGGGAAGCTTACAAGAGTCTAGAAATTGACGGAGCCTTAAAAGATACGATTCCATTTAATATCCCAGCGAAAGCTGCCCTCTTGATGCGTAATCAAGCACAATATCACCCGCTAAAATTCTTAAAATCACTTTTGGATGATGCCATTAAAGCAGGGTGTACTGTTTATGAAAATACAGTCGCTGAAGACATTGAAGATGATGATACAGAACCAAAAGTGGTTACAAAGTCAGGTCATAGGGTGACATGCAAGCATGTCATTATTGCAACTCATTTCCCTTTTTATGATAAACCTGGGCTTTATTTTGCAAGAATGTACGCAGATAGGTCCTATGCCATTGGAATAAAAACAGATAAAGACTATCCTGGCGGCATCTATATCAGTGCTGACAGCCCGACCCGATCCATCCGCTATACACCGTATAATGGTGAAAAGCTGCTAATACTCGGCGGAGATAACCATAAAACAGGACAGGGAATCGACACATTGAAGCATTATGAAGCACTGCAAACATTCGCAGAGGAAGTCTTTGGATTGAAAGAATATCATTATCGCTGGTCTGCCCAAGATATGGTTACATTAGACAAGATTCCATATATCGGTCCATATACCGCAGGTCGTGAGAATATTCTCGTGGCCACAGGCTATAAAAAATGGGGAATGACAACAGGAATTCTCGCGGGACACTTATTAACCGATTATGTGATGGACCGGAACAATCCTTACAAAGAACTCTATTCACCGTCACGGTTCCAAGCTGATCCAGCTTTAAAAAGTGTCATAACAACCAATGCAGACGTTGCCAAACACTTGATTAAAGGCAAGCTTGAAATTGTCGAAATGAATCCAGAAGATTTACAAGACGGTGAAGGATCTGTCGTTATGTATAATGGAAAAAGGGCGGGAGCTTATAAGGACAAGAGTGGTAAACTTTTTATAGTTGACACCACCTGTCAACATCTCGGTTGTGAATGTGAATGGAATCGCGCTGAAAAGTCATGGGATTGCCCATGCCATGGTTCACGGTATTCCTATTCTGGCGATGTGATTGAGGGTCCAACGAATAAACCATTAGAATTGCTTAAGGAAGAGTAA
- a CDS encoding DUF1360 domain-containing protein translates to MKDISWMTYIMLILASYRLTHLIVFDKITEFIRKPFMKKVNVETDSGTETKEIPASMFGYLLKCYWCAGVWSAILLGGAYLLFPKITFVFILIFSIAGGQSIIETFVGVNIKKVDYYSEQKKKN, encoded by the coding sequence ATGAAAGACATTTCATGGATGACCTATATCATGTTAATTTTAGCAAGCTATCGTTTAACCCATTTAATTGTTTTTGATAAAATCACCGAATTTATCCGCAAACCTTTTATGAAAAAGGTAAACGTGGAAACGGATAGCGGTACTGAAACTAAGGAAATCCCTGCATCAATGTTTGGTTATCTGTTGAAATGTTATTGGTGTGCCGGTGTATGGAGCGCTATTTTATTAGGCGGTGCATATCTGCTTTTTCCCAAGATTACCTTTGTGTTTATTTTGATTTTCTCAATTGCCGGCGGCCAGTCGATTATTGAAACCTTTGTGGGCGTCAATATTAAAAAGGTCGATTATTATTCAGAACAAAAGAAAAAAAACTAA
- the safA gene encoding SafA/ExsA family spore coat assembly protein encodes MKKSFWFSFLFILSLFSIPSLSSAQQIYTVQPGDSLWKIAVKYQVGITEIIQANPQFKNPNLIYPGQKVNIPDLGGIKSIESQVISLTNQERAKNGLKPLTPDWELSRVARYKAMDMRDKNYFSHTSPTYGSPFDMMKNFGITYRSAAENIAAGQTTPASVVQAWMNSSGHRANILSTNSTYIGVGYASGGSQRYYWVQMFISK; translated from the coding sequence ATGAAAAAATCTTTTTGGTTTAGTTTTTTGTTCATACTATCTCTTTTTAGTATTCCAAGCCTGTCTTCTGCCCAACAAATTTACACTGTTCAGCCTGGGGACTCACTTTGGAAAATTGCCGTCAAATATCAGGTAGGGATTACTGAGATTATTCAAGCAAACCCGCAATTTAAAAATCCCAACTTGATTTATCCTGGTCAAAAGGTAAACATTCCCGATTTAGGCGGGATTAAATCGATTGAAAGTCAGGTCATTTCCTTAACCAATCAGGAGCGGGCCAAAAATGGTTTAAAACCATTAACTCCAGATTGGGAGCTTTCAAGGGTGGCCCGCTATAAGGCAATGGATATGCGCGATAAAAATTATTTTAGTCATACAAGTCCAACCTATGGAAGTCCGTTTGATATGATGAAAAACTTTGGGATTACCTATCGTTCTGCAGCTGAAAACATTGCTGCAGGGCAAACTACACCTGCATCAGTGGTTCAAGCTTGGATGAATAGCTCTGGTCATCGAGCAAATATTTTAAGTACGAATTCCACCTATATAGGTGTTGGCTATGCAAGTGGCGGCTCACAAAGATACTACTGGGTACAGATGTTTATATCTAAATAA
- a CDS encoding DUF5658 family protein, with amino-acid sequence MRLCLFLLFAGVLDAVLTHFGIASGFVEEGNPMMKLVIEQSWSYFYMIKIVLPLLLLSLFYYRPLKGWIRKLIASTCVLYLSVLVYHTIWIILYINTST; translated from the coding sequence ATGAGACTCTGCTTATTCCTGTTATTTGCCGGTGTATTGGACGCTGTCTTGACCCATTTCGGGATTGCTTCAGGTTTCGTTGAAGAAGGGAACCCGATGATGAAGCTTGTCATTGAACAAAGCTGGTCCTATTTTTATATGATAAAAATAGTTCTGCCTCTTCTCCTGCTTAGTTTGTTTTATTATCGACCTTTGAAAGGATGGATTAGAAAGCTCATCGCCTCCACCTGTGTTCTTTACCTCTCTGTCCTTGTATATCACACGATCTGGATTATCCTCTACATCAATACTTCAACATGA
- a CDS encoding sensor histidine kinase codes for MSTTGRQIVWSVGFSSLIAIIVGAVFIFVFPLNNWSELWDRNVMDIPIIIFIPVFSIAVGILSGGASGLFWRKQFLSIEHALHQLEEGRQLDVKEKPPVTEMQMIAERIEKIGKQMTEQAKLSQRLATEKVEDQEERIQEIIEQERNRLARELHDSVSQQLFAASMMMSAINETKQQSETDREAKQLKLVEEMIHQSQLEMRALLLHLRPVALKNKTLQEGIEELLIELSQKVTMDIKWKVEAFPLDKGVEDHLFRILQESVSNTLRHSKASKLEVLMVKRDDLVILRIVDDGIGFEVNEMKAGSYGMQNMHERAVEVGATLKVISVKNKGTRLEVKVPVMVNGEGAND; via the coding sequence ATGAGTACGACTGGGCGTCAAATTGTTTGGAGCGTCGGCTTTTCCTCACTTATTGCCATCATTGTTGGGGCCGTTTTTATTTTTGTTTTCCCATTAAACAACTGGTCAGAATTATGGGATCGGAATGTCATGGATATTCCCATTATTATTTTTATTCCTGTCTTTAGCATTGCGGTAGGAATTCTGTCAGGCGGGGCTTCTGGCCTTTTTTGGCGAAAGCAATTTCTTTCTATTGAACATGCTTTGCACCAATTGGAGGAAGGAAGACAATTGGATGTGAAAGAGAAACCGCCTGTCACAGAAATGCAAATGATTGCCGAGCGTATCGAGAAAATTGGCAAACAAATGACTGAGCAGGCAAAGCTTTCACAACGATTAGCAACTGAAAAAGTTGAAGATCAAGAAGAGAGAATTCAGGAAATTATCGAGCAGGAACGGAACCGTCTTGCTCGTGAGTTGCATGATTCTGTAAGTCAGCAATTATTTGCCGCATCGATGATGATGTCAGCTATCAATGAAACAAAACAGCAGTCAGAAACGGACCGGGAAGCAAAACAGCTAAAGCTAGTAGAAGAGATGATACACCAATCACAGCTCGAAATGCGTGCCCTCCTTTTACACTTGCGGCCAGTTGCCTTAAAAAATAAAACGCTGCAAGAAGGAATTGAAGAGCTTTTAATCGAATTATCACAAAAGGTAACAATGGATATTAAATGGAAGGTGGAAGCTTTCCCATTAGATAAAGGGGTAGAAGATCACCTTTTTCGTATCCTTCAAGAGTCTGTGTCGAACACCTTAAGGCATTCAAAAGCAAGTAAACTCGAGGTTCTAATGGTTAAAAGAGATGACCTTGTTATCTTAAGGATTGTCGATGATGGAATCGGTTTTGAAGTAAACGAAATGAAAGCGGGTTCCTATGGCATGCAAAATATGCATGAGCGGGCCGTTGAAGTGGGCGCGACATTAAAAGTGATAAGCGTTAAAAATAAAGGAACAAGGCTGGAAGTGAAAGTTCCGGTGATGGTTAATGGAGAGGGTGCCAATGATTAG